In Asterias rubens chromosome 17, eAstRub1.3, whole genome shotgun sequence, a genomic segment contains:
- the LOC117301657 gene encoding short transient receptor potential channel 3-like — MSPTDIHMVGRQIAKELSGSLLYAAFYALVVVVLLNALIAVWNEVYKQITEDSDVQWKFSCTAMWMTYLGDDVRVPPPFNLLPTPSALRRLHGVLAKCPRLSGSTVEEFNASRDDETSEGKESLASIVRGIQREKNREQEDQLTNYKRVTGHLRERYVIEKTADEYSATTDISNEDLRNTRNDVIAFRYETFKRTCDMLDKLQKTREECIQLRQKSALIPLIAERTASIGSVLLENIEKTEEFHTTLADIEIVPPTLPTPSQVPTEDHPVLPTPSETTRPSESPMPPLHFKPQSLSCTTDTPPLQLDTCPSSSSTPTSSSRRRFPSAESDSAKTDPGVSNIAKKNAKRGGQKSTIKSRLTKRKSMPLVSPKKQQQWRF; from the exons ATGTCACCGACGGACATTCATATGGTTGGACGTCAAATCGCCAAGGAATTATCAGGTTCTTTACTGTACGCGGCTTTCTACGCTCTTGTGGTCGTGGTGCTGCTCAACGCACTAATTGCCGTGTGGAATGAAGTCTATAAACAAATAACG GAAGATAGTGACGTACAATGGAAGTTCTCATGTACTGCTATGTGGATGACGTACCTCGGGGATGATGTCCGGGTACCACCACCATTCAACCTCCTACCAACACCAAGTGCATTGCGCCGTTTACATGGCGTTCTCGCCAAGTGCCCGAGGTTGTCTGGGTCTACAGTGGAAGAGTTTAACGCATCACGTGATGATGAAACGAGTGAGGGAAAGGAAAGCTTAGCATCTATTGTAAGAGGAATCCAAAGAGAAAAG AATAGAGAACAAGAAGATCAGCTCACAAACTATAAG CGAGTCACTGGACATCTTCGAGAACGCTACGTTATTGAAAAGACTGCTGACGAATATAGTGCCACTACAGACATTTCGAATGAGGATTTAAGGAACACGAGGAATGACGTCATCGCTTTCAG GTACGAAACGTTTAAGAGAACTTGTGATATGCTCGACAAATTACAGAAAACGCGAGAAGAATGTATTCAACTCAGACAGAAGTCAGCACTGATCCCACTCATCGCTGAGAGGACTGCCTCTATTGGATCCGTCCTCCTTGAGAACATTGAAAAGACAGAGGAGTTCCACACAACACTGGCTGACATAGAAATCGTCCCACCAACCCTGCCCACTCCATCCCAAGTCCCCACGGAAGATCATCCGGTGTTACCAACACCCTCGGAGACAACTCGACCCTCTGAGTCACCAATGCCCCCATTACACTTTAAACCCCAATCGTTATCATGTACAACTGATACACCACCGTTGCAATTGGATACATGTCCCTCCTCTTCCAGCACCCCCACCTCTTCATCAAGAAGAAGGTTTCCTTCAGCAGAGTCGGATTCGGCAAAAACAGACCCGGGAGTGAGTAACATCGCCAAAAAGAATGCTAAGCGAGGGGGACAAAAAAGTACCATAAAATCTAGACTTACAAAAAGAAAGTCTATGCCGTTGGTTTCACCcaagaaacaacaacaatggcggttttaa